The Kocuria flava nucleotide sequence CGTCGCGGTCGCGAGCGGCAGCGTGCTCGGGATCTCCTTCCACCCGGAGCTCACCGGGGAGACCGCGGTCCACGAGCGGCTGCTGGCCCTGGCGGCGGGACGGCGGGCCGCCGCGGCCTGAGCACGGGCCGCGCACCGCACGCACGGGGCGGCCCCGGGAGTCCTGTCCGGACCCCGGGGCCGCCCCGTGCGTCGCGGGCCGGGCGCTCAGTCCTTCCGGCGGGAGGGCACGACCATCACGGGCCCGCGCCCGTCGTTGAGCACGGCCTGGGAGACCGAGCCCATGAGCAGCCCCCGGAAGCCGCCGTAACCGCGGGAGCCGACGACGAGCAGCGCCGCCGGGCGGCCGGCGTCGACGAGCCGCTCGGTGGGCGCGCCCGAGAGCACCGCCGTGGTCACGTCCAGCCCGGGGCGGTCCGCGCGCACCGCGGCGGCGACCTGGTCGACCATCGCCTGGGCCGGGCCCACGAGCTGCTCGCGCACGGCCCGGTCCAGGTCGGCGGAGGCCGTGGGCATGCTCAGGGCCTCCGGGATCACCGTGAGCAGGACGAGGCCGAGCCCGTGGTCCTCGGCCCAGCGGGCGGCGGCCTGCACGGCGGGGTTGTCCCGGCCCAGCCGGTCCACGCCCACCACCACGCGCCCGTCGAAGGCCGTGCCCGGCCGCGGCGCCGCCCCGGGGTCCCAGCCCTCCGGCAGCACCACGACGGGGCAGGCGGCGTGCGCGGCGACCGCCGCGGAGACGGAGCCGAGCCGGCCGCGCACGCCGTGGCGGCCGCGGCGGCCGACGGCGAGCACCGCCGCGCCCCGGGACTCCTCGACGAGCACCCCGGCGGCGTCCCCGCGCTCCACGACCGCGACCGCCTCGACACCCTGCTCCCGGGCCCGGCCCACCGCCGTGGCGGCGACCTTGTCCGCCTCCTCCTCGATCGCCTCCAGGAAGGGCCCGTACAGGCTCGGGTCCACGGCGACCGGCCGGCCCATGGACACGACCACCCGCAGCGGCGCCGCCGTGGCGGCGGCCTCGCGGACGGCCCAGTCGAGGGCGCGGTCGCTGTTCTCGGAGCCGTCGTAGCCGACGACGATCTGCGCTGCCATGGCCAGGGGACCTCCTGAGGGTCGAGGGGCGGATCAGGCCGGGTGCGAGGGGACGACCATCACGGAGCCCGTCGCGTTCTCGAGCACCGCCTGGGAGACCGAGCCCAGCAGCAGCCCGCGGAACCCGCCGATGCCCCGGGAGCCGACCACGACCAGCTCGGCGGAGTCGGTGGCGCGCATGAGGATCCGCGCCGGGCGGCCCACGAAGATGTGGTGCTCGACCTCGAGCTCGGGGTGCTCCGCGGCGATCTCGCGGGAGATCTCGGCGAGCTTCTGCTCGGCCTCGTGGAAGTAGCGGGCCTGGTTGAACTCGTCCTGGAACCAGGAGGGCGTGCCGGACAGGGCGCCGTTGACCGAGACGAGCGCGAGCTTGCTGCCGTGGCCCCGGGCGTACTCGACCGCCTGCCACAGGGCCGGGTTGCGGGCGCCGAGGGCGTCGAGGCCCACGACCACGCGCCCGGAGAAGTCGATCTCGTCGACCTTGACGGGACCGTTGGGCTCGAGGGCCATGTCCCCGCCGCCGCCGTGCCGGGCGGGGCGGTCCTCGGAGGCCTCGGGGACGATGATGACGGGGCACTTGGCGTGGGCGGCCACGGCCGCCGAGACCGAGCCGAGCCGGCCGCGCAGGGCGCCGCCGCGGCCGCGCTTGCCCATGACCACGAGGGCGGCGCCCTCGGACTGCTCGACGATCGCCTTGGCGGCGTCGCCGCCGGCCTCGACGGTCTCGGCCTGCACCCCGGCCTGCTGGGCGAGCTCGCGGGCCTCCGCGAGGTGCTCGGCGTTCTCCTTCGTCACCGCCTCGGTGAAGCGCTGCTCCAGGCCGGGGTCGCCCACGCCGATGACCGGGTAGGCGCCGACGAGCCGGACGGGCAGCTCGAGCGCACGGGCCTCCTCGAGCGCCCGCTGGAGGGCGTGGCGGGCCTGGTCGGAGCCGTCGATGCCCACGATCACGGCGGAGGTCTGGTTGTTGTCGCGAGGCGCAGTAGTCATGGTCGCATCGTAGGTGATCCGCGCTACGTTCCCGGTCCGGATGCGCCGTTGTTACCGGTCCGGTCAGCGGGCGGCGGCGGTCAGCCACGCGTCGGAGCGGGCGCGCAGGCCGAGGGTGAGCGCCCGGGCCCCCATGTAGCCGCCGGCGTAGGCCGTCCACAGCCACACGAGGCCCGCGGTCCCGTCCCCGCCGCGGGCGGCGACGAGGCCCAGCAGCGGCAGGTAGAGCACGAGGTTGAGCACCCCGGCGAGGGCGAGGTAGCGGGCGTCGCCGGCGCCGATGAGCACGCCGTCGAGGACGAAGACGTAGGAGGCCAGCGGCTGGCCGACGGCGACGACGACGAGGGCCGCCGCGAACAGCGCCTGCACCGCGGGGTCGGGGCTGAGCAGGAAGCCCAGGCGGGTCCCGACCAGTGCCACGAGCACGCCCGTGACCACGCCGAAGCTCAGCCCCCACAGCACGAGCCGGTCCATCAGCTCGCGCACCGCGCGCCGCCCCGCCGGGTCGCGCAGGTCCCGGGCCCCGGTCTCGCGGCCCAGCAGCGCCTGCGCGGCGATCGCCAGGGCGTCCAGGGCGAAGGCGAGGAAGTTGAAGACGGTGAGCACGAGCTGGTGCGCGGCGAGGTTCTCGGCCCCCTGGCCGGTGACCACGAGCAGGGTGGTCACGATCGCCACGCGCAGGGAGACGGTGCGCAGCATCAGCCACGACCCCACGGTCAGGTGGGCGCGGACCCGGGCCGGGCTCGTGGCGGCCCCGACCCCCTCCGCCCGGGCCAGCCGCACGACGATGCGCAGGTAGGCCAGGGCCATGGCCCACTGCACCGCCGAGGTGCCCAGGGCGGCGCCCGCCACCCCGAGGCCCGCCCCGTGGACGAGCACGAGGTTCAGCCCGGCGTTGGCCGCGGCCCCCACCCCGGCGATGACCAGCGGGGTGCGGGTGTCCTGCAGGCCTCGCAGCACCCCCGTGGCGGCGAGCACGAGCAGCATCGCGGGCAGGCCCGGCAGGGACCAGAGCAGGTAGGTGACGGCGTGGTCGAGCACGGCCCCGCTCGCGCCCGTGGCCGCGAGCAGCGGCCGGCCCAGCACCGCGCCGGCCCCGGCGAGGAGCACGCCCAGCCCCGCGGCGACCCACATCCCGTCCCGGCCCACGGCGAGCGCCTCCCCGAGCCGGCCGGCGCCGAGGTGGCGGGCCACCGCCGGCGTCGTGGAGTAGGCCAGGAAGACCATCAGCCCCACGACCGTCTGCACCACGGTCGCCGCGACACCGACGCCGGCGAGCTGCGGGGTGCCGAGGTGGCCGACGATCGCCGAGTCGGCGAGCAGGAACAGCGGCTCGGCCACGAGCGCGCCGAAGGCGGGCACGGCCAGGGCCAGGATCTGCCGGTTGAGACCGCGGGGGCGGGAGGTGGTGGTCACCGGACCAGGCTAGCGACCCGCCCCGACCCCGCCTCTCCCCCGCCCCCGAGCGCTCCTCCCGCGGGATCCCCCGCCGGCCGCGGGCCCCCACGCCCGCGGCGGGGCCGGCGCGAGGCCGCGCGGCGGCCGGGGGATCCCGCGGGAGGGGCGGGAGGGGGTCACAGGCCGCGGAGGCGGTCCGTCTCCCGGCGGTCCTTCTTCGTCGGCCGGCCCGCGCCCCGCTCGCGGCGGGGCACGGCCGCGTGCAGGGCCGGCGTGCGGGGCGGGCTGCGGTCCACGTAGGCCTGCGCGGCCACGGGCGCCCCCACCCGCTTGGTCAGAAGCCGCACGACCTCGAGCACCTGCTCGTGGCCGGGCCGGCGCACGCTCACCCGCTGGCCCGGCCGCACCGGCTGGGCGGCCTTGACCGAGGTCCCGTCGATCTTCACGTGCCCGGCCCGGCACGCCGCGGTGGCGGCGGAGCGGGTCCTGAACACGCGCACCGCCCACAGCCACACGTCCACGCGCACGGTGGCCGGCGCCTCCGTCGTCGTCATCTCGCCTCCGTCCCCGAAAGTGGTGCACGCCACAGCGGGCACCGGATTGCCCATACACTGAAGCACATTCACCGGCCGGCCGCGGCCCCCGCCCGGTCCGCCACCGCCCGACGGAAGGACAGTTCCATGACCAGACCCGCACAGCGCCGGACCCGCGGGACCCTGTCCCTGCTCGCCGTCTCCGCGCTCGCGCTCAGCGCCTGCGCCGGCGGCGGCGGGGAGGAGGAAGGCGGCGGCGAGGCCGGCGGCGGGGAGGTGCAGCTGATCAACGAGGGCACCCTCACGGTCTGCTCGGACATCCCCTACCGCCCGTTCGAGTACACGGAGGACGGCGAGACGGTCGGCTTCGACGTCGACCTGGTCAACGCGATCGCCGAGGACATGGGCGTGGAGACCGAGTTCATCCGCACCTCGTTCGAGGGCATCCAGTCCGGCGTGGCCCTGGACTCCGACCAGTGCGACCTCGCGGCCTCGGGGATGACCATCAACGAGGAGCGGGAGTCCGTCATGGACTTCTCCGAGCCCTACCTCGACGACAACCTGGCCCTGCTCGTGACCCCGGACTCCGGCATCCAGGGGGTCGGCGACGTCGCCGGCAAGCGCATCGGCGTGCAGCAGGCCACCACCGGCGAGGCCCAGGCGCAGGAGAACGGCGCCGAGGTCGTCCAGTACGAGGACTCGGCGCTGATGATCCAGGGGCTCAACACCGGCGACGTCGAGGGTGTGATCGGCAACATCTCCGTGATGGGCCCGGCCATCACCGACAACCCGGACCTGCGCCTGGTCGAGGAGATCGAGACGGGCGAGCAGCTGGGCCTGGCCGTGAAGACCGGCAACACCGCGCTGCTGGAGCAGGTCGACCGGTCCCTGGCCACCATGAAGGAGGACGGCAGCCTCGCCGAGCTCGAGGCGAAGTGGCTTGGCACCGGCGAGGCCGCCGGCGGCAGCACCGGGGAGCCCACCGGCGCGAGCACCGCCGACCCGGGGGCCACGGCGGAGCCCACCGCCGGCTGAGCCGCCCGGCCCGGGCCGCCCGGGTGTGAGCACCGCCACGGACGCCGTGGCCCGCGCGGGGCGGGCCACGGCGTCCCGCTCCCGCCGCACCGGGACCGTGCACGCCCCGCTGCACCCGTCCACCGACCACGTCGCGGTCCTGCCCGCGCTCGCCGGCCCGCCGGGCCCGCGCGGCACGGAGCCGGCCGTGCCGGGATCAGTCGAGGACCGGCAGCTCCGTGGTCTCGAAGCGCTCGCGGAAGAACGCCGGGTTGCGGCGGTGCTGGAGGACCATGACGACGACGCCGAGCAGCAGGATCCCCACGCCGAGGACGAAGACCAGGCCCACCCCGCCGATCGCCGACCCGGAGCCGTAGTCCGGGTCCATGGAGTCCCAGGAGGTCTGCACGAAGAAGACCAGCAGCAGGATCCCGCCCAGCAGCGGGGCGAGGAACTGGGCCAGGAAGGCCTTCGCGCTGCGGCGGGACTGCCGGCGGAAGTACCACACGCAGGCCAGGGCCGTGACGCCGTAGTAGAAGCAGACCATCATGCCCAGGGCGGTGATGGTGTCCCACAGGACGTTCTCGGAGACCACGCGCATCACCGCGTAGAACACGGCGGTGACCACGGCGGCGGCCACGGTCGCGTAGCCCGGGGACTGGAAGCGCGGGGCGATGCGGGCGTAGCGGGAGGGCAGCGCCCCGTAGTGGCCCATGGCGAGCATGGTGCGGGCCGGGGAGACGAAGGTGGACTGCAGCGAGGCCGCCGAGGAGGAGAGCACCGCGAGGGACATCAGGATCGCGAAGGGGCCCATGACCGGCCCGGCGAGCGCGGCGAAGATGTTCTCCTGGATCTCCTCGTTGCCCAGGCCCAGCCCCTCCTCGGCCACCCCGGAGTAGCTGAGCACGGCCAGGGCGATGGTGAGGTAGAGGGTGACGATCACGAGGATCGTGGCGATCGCGGCCCGCCCCGGGGTGGTCGCGGCGCCGCGGGTCTCCTCGTTGATGGTCAGCACCACGTCCCAGCCCCAGTAGATGAACACCGACAGGGAGACCCCGGCCGCCAGCGCGGAGAAGGAGTCGATGCCGAGGGGGTTGAACCACTCGGCCCGGATCGTGAGGCCCTCGAAGGCGGTGCCGCCGGCCACGTGGCCGAAGGCGGCCGCCGAGAACCAGAGCAGCACGACGATCTGGAAGGCCACGAGCACGTACTGGACGGCCTTGGTGGTCTCCATGCCGCGGTAGGAGATCCAGGCGGCGAGGGCCACGAACGCCAGGCAGGTGGCGATGTTGACGGGGACGCTGCGGGTCAGCCCGGCGAGCGCGTCGTTGCCCGTGAGCTGGGCGAGGGCGAGGTAGAAGAAGTCCACCGCGATCCCGGCGAGGTTGGAGAGCACGAGGATCGTGGCGGCGAGCAGCCCCCACCCGCCGAGCCAGCCGACCCAGGGGCCGAAGGCCTTGGAGGCCCACGTGAAGGTGGTGCCGGAGTCGGGCATGGCCCGGTTGAGCTGGCGGTAGCCCACGGCCACGAGCAGCATCGGCAGGAAGCCGATGAGGAAGATGGCGGGCAGGGAGGTGCCCACCACGGAGGCGGTGGGGCCCAGGGCCCCGGAGAGGGTGTAGGCGGGGGCGATGCAGGAGACCCCGATGACGACGGAGCCGAGCAGCCCCACGGAGCCGGTCCGCAGACCCTTGCGGTGGTCGGTGCCGTGCTCCCCGGCGGGGGCGGCCGCGCTGGTGCCGGTGTCCGGGACGGCCTCCGGGTCCGGCCGGGGCACGACGACCATCGGCACGGGCAGGTGGGCGAGGACGCGGGCGGCGGTGCCGCCCAGGAAGATCTGCCGGCCGCGGGCGAGCCGGGAGGAGCCGATGAGCAGGATCCCGCCGGGGGCCCAGTCCACGGCGCGCACGGCCTTCTTCAGGGAGGGGCCGGCGGCGACCTCGACCGTGACGGGGTTGGTGCGGCGCACCGCGGCCGCGGCCTCCTCGAGGTGGTGCTGGACCGCCCGGCGGGCGGCGTCGTCGTCCTCGCGGGGCAGGAAGGAGAGCAGCACGAGCTCGAGGTCGCTGCGTCCCACCGCCCGCGCGGCCTCGTCGAGGACCTGGTGGGCGCCGGGGCGGGTGCCCACCGCGGCGTAGAGGCGGGTCAGCGGGGTCTCCCCGCGGTAGCGGCGCGGGGCGAGCGCGACGGGCACCGGGGAGCTGTGCAGCAGGGCGTCGACGGCCGGGCCCAGGGACAGGCGCCCGGTCCCGGAGTTCGACCCGACCACGATCAGCCGGGCGCCGAGCTCCTCGGCGGCCTCGACGAGCCCGCCGGCCACGGAGTCGGCCTCGCGCAGGTGGGTGCGCACGACGACGTCGTCGGGCACGAGCGCCGCCGCCTCCTCCAGCCACCGCCGGCCCTGGGTGCGCAGCACCGGGGAGATGTCCCCGACGGGCGGGTAGACCTGCTGGAAGGGGTCGTCGCGGCGCAGCACGAGCACGAGGTCGAGCTCGGCGCCGAAGGCGCGGGCCATCGCGGCGCCCAGGCGCACGGCGTCGCGGCTGCGCTTGTCCCCGGCGCAGCCGACGACGTAGCGCACGGGCCCGGGGGCGCTCATCGTGCCGCCCCCGTCAGCGCGGTCCCGGCCGCGCCCGCGGGGACCTGCCCGAGCACCTCGGCGGCGGCCAGCCGGCCCTGGCGCAGGGCGCCGTCGACGTGCTGGTAGCCCTCGGCGGCGAGGTCGGAGCACGCCCAGCGGATCGGGCCGACCGGGGTGCGCTGGTGGGCGCCGTAGCGGTGCAGGCCGCCGAGGTCGTAGCTCGCGGCGTAGGCGCCGCGGGTCCACTCCTCGGAGCCGAAGTCGGACTCGTAGTAGACCACCGGGTGCAGGGCCTCCTCCCCGAGGTAGTGGGAGATCGACTCGAGGATCAGCCGCCGGCGCTCCCCGGCGGGCAGGCCGAAGAGCTCGTCGGCCTTCTCGTCGGAGACGAAGCCGACCAGGGTGCCGCGGGGGTCGTCGTGGTTGGTGTTGTCGTAGACCTCCTGGGCGAGCTCGTGGGCGCCGAAGCCGGTGCCGGACAGGCCCTTGTCCCGCCAGAAGGGCGTCTCGTAGACGGCGTGGACCTTGATCACGAGGCCCAGGGACTGGTGCTGGTGCATCTGGTGCTGCAGCCGCGGCAGGGGCGGCTCGAAGGAGATCCGGGAGTAGAGGTTCGGGGGCACGGCCACGACCACGTCCTTCGCGACCACGGTGAGCCGGTCGGACCAGACCGTGACCGGGGTGCCGGGCACGTGCTCGGCGTAGGTGTCCTCCGGCCCGCCCCACCGGACGGTGCGCACGGGGGTGTTCAGGAAGACGACGTCCTCGCCGAGCTCGGCCGCCATCGCCTCGGAGACGGACTGCATGCCGCCGATCACCCGGCGGTCGAGGATGAAGTCCTCGTCCACGAGGTTCGAGAAGGACCCGGCGGAGGCGGCCATGAGCACGGCCTGCAGGGCGGAGAACGCGTGGGCGGGCTTGGTGAGCATCCCGCCGGCCACGAAGATGCCGATGTTCTCGCAGGCCCGCTCGTCGTCGGAGTGGGCCCGCAGCCAGGCGTGGAAGGAGACGGTGTCCAGCTCGCGGGCCCGCGGATGGGCCCACGGCTCGGCGGCGCCGATCTCGGCGGCGAGCTCGTCGAGGATCCCGATGAGCCTGCCCATCTCGGCGACCGTGGCCTCCCCGGCCGGGAACATCGAGCCGGTGTAGGTGTGCCGGCTCCCGTCCGGGGCGAGGTAGACGGAGGCGCCCTCGCGGTAGCGGGGGAAGGTCTCCAGGCCCAGCTCGTCGACGAGGGCCAGCAGCTCGGTCTGGTCCGGGGAGACCCACTGCCCGCCGATCTCCAGGAACGCCCCGTCGACGGTGCGCGACCAGGTGCGCCCGCCCACGCGGTCGCGGGCCTCGAGCACGGCCACCGACCGCCCGGCCGCGGCGAGGGTGCGCGCGGCCATCAGGCCCGCGGGCCCGGCGCCGACGACGACGACGTCCCGCTCGATCGCCCGCTCGCTGCCCAGGGTGCGCTGATCCGACATGGTGATCTCCTTCACTCCAAAATGAATTAGGTTCATTAAGAGGCACCGGCGGCATCCCGTCAAGACCCCTCCCGCGGCGGGGGGGCCTACACTCGACGGGAACCCCGCCGGACCCGCCGCGCGAGCTGCCGCCCGCGGCCCACGACGCCCGACCCCAGGAGGAGACCCGACCGTGGCCCCTGCCGCACCCCCCGCCCGCGGGCGCGGGCGCCCCAGCCGCCCCGTGCTCTCGACGGAGCGGATCACGGACGCGGCGATCCGCATCGTGAGCACCCGCGGCTACCGGCACCTGACCATGACCGGGCTCGCCCGGGAGCTGGAGGTCTCGACCTCGGCGCTGTACAACCACACCCCGTCCAAGCGCGACGTGCTCATCCGCGTGCAGGACCGGATCAACGACGGCATCGACTGCTCCGGCTTCGGGACCCTGCCCTGGGACCGAGCCCTCGAGCTGTGGGCCCGGTCCTACCGCGACTGCTACGCGGAGCACACGGCCATGATCCCGGTCATGGCCGTGCTGCCCGTCGCCGACTCCCCGCACACCCTGCGGATGTACGAGACGGTCGCGCGCGGGCTGGCCGAGGCCGGTTTCGCCGGCGGGACGGTCGTGGACGTCGTCGTGGCGGTGGAGTCGTTCGTCTTCGGCTCGGCCTACGACGCCACCGCGCCCGCCGAGATCTTCGAGCCCGGCGACCGGGCCGAGCTCGCCCCGGTGTTCACCCGCTCCGCCCGGGCGCGCCCGGCCGACCCCCGGGCCGCCGCGGACCGGGCCTTCGACGTGGGCCTGGGTGCGATGCTCGAGGGCTTCCGGGCGCGCCTGGCGGCCGGCCGGGACTGAGGCCCGGCCGGGCGCCCCTCAGACGTCGAGGGCGTGCATCACGTGCTTGACCTGGGTGTACTCCTCGAGGGAGTACAGGGAGAGGTCCTTGCCGTAGCCGGAGCTCTTCGACCCGCCGTGGGGCATCTCGGCGACGAGCAGGACGTGGGTGTTGACCCACACGCAGCCGAACTCGAGCTCGCGCGAGACGCGCATCGCGGTGCCGTGGTCGGTGGTCCACACGGACGAGGCCAGGGCGTAGTCGACCCCGTTGGCCAGCTCCAGGGCCTCCTCCTCCGTGGCGAAGGACTGGACGGTGAGCACCGGCCCGAAGGTCTCCTCCTGCACCAGGACGTCGTCCTGGTGCACGCCGGTGACCACGGTGGGCTCGAAGAAGTACCCGGCGGCGCCCTCGACGGGGCGCCCGCCCGTGACCACGGTGGCGTGCGCGGGCAGCTCGGCGAGCTTGCGGCAGACCGTCTCGAAGTGGGCGGCGTTGTTGAGCGGGCCGTAGAAGTTCTCGGCGTCGTCGGCCCGGCCCGTGACGATCCCGCGGGCCGCCTCGGCGAGCAGGCGCACGAACTCGTCGTGGGCGCTGTCCTGGACGAGCACGCGCGTGACCGCGGTGCAGTCCTGGCCGGCGTTGAAGGTGCCGAACTCGACGAGCGCCTGCGCGGCGGCGGGCAGGTCGGCGTCCGCGAAGACGACGGCGGGGGCCTTGCCGCCCAGCTCGAGGTGGGCGCGGGTGAGGTTGCCCGCCGCGGCCGTGGCCACGGCGCGCCCGGCCCGCACGGAGCCCGTGATCGCGACCATCGCCGGGGTGCGGTGCGCGGCCATGAGCGCGCCCGTGGAGGCGTCGCCGAGCACCACGTTGACGACCCCGGCCGGCAGGATCCCGTCGATGAGCCGGGCCAGCACGAGCGTGGACTCGGGGGTGGTGTCGGAGGGCTTGAGCACCACGGTGTTGCCCGCGGCCAGGGCCGGGCCCAGCTTCCACAGCGCCATGAGCAGCGGGTAGTTCCACGGGGTGACCTGGGCGACGACGCCGAGAGGCTCGCGCCGCACGTAGGAGGTGTGCTCGCCCAGGTACTCGGCGGCGGCCCTGCCCTCGAGGGTGCGGGCGGCGCCGGCGAAGAAGCGCAGGCTGTCGGCACCGGCGGCGACCTCCTCGTCGGCGATCATCTGCCGGGGCTGGCCGGTGTTGCGGTGCTGGGCCTCGACGAGCTCGGCACTGTGCTCCTCGAGGGCGTCGGCCAGGCGCAGCAGCAGCCGCTGGCGCTCGCCCGGCGTGGTCCGCTTCCAGGTCCGGAAGGCCTGCTTGGCGGCGGCGAAGGCGGCGTCGACGTCCTGGGCGTCGGAGACCGGCGAGACGGCGACCGCGGTGCCGGTGGCGGGGTCGACGACGTCGAGGCGGCCGGTGCCGTGGGCGTCGGTGAAGGCGCCGTCGACGTAGTTCTGGAGCACGTCGCTCATGGTGGGGTCCTCTCTGCGGGGCGGGCGCGGGGCTGCCGCCCACTGTAAATGAGTGCCATTCATTTTAGTACCCCGGGGTGTGTCCCGCCACACATCCTCCCCCGTCCGGCCCTTCCCCTTCCCCCTGCCCTTCCGTTCCGCCCCGCCCCTGGGCGCGAGACCCCACGGCAACGGCGAACCCCCACGCCGCAGCGGCGTGGGGGTTCGGGGGCGCGACGGGATCCCGCGAGAAGGGGCGGGGTCAGGCCTTCTGGACCGTGATCGACCACTCCGCGGCGCCGCGCTTGGTGAACTCGGTGACCGGGTAGCCGTTCTCGGCGGCCCAGCGCGGGATCGCCTCGGTGCCCTGGGTGCAGTCGAAGTGGATGACGAGCTCGTCGCCGGCGGGCATCTCGGCCATCGCGGCCTTGGCCTCGACGACGGGGAAGGGGCAG carries:
- a CDS encoding amino acid permease; amino-acid sequence: MSAPGPVRYVVGCAGDKRSRDAVRLGAAMARAFGAELDLVLVLRRDDPFQQVYPPVGDISPVLRTQGRRWLEEAAALVPDDVVVRTHLREADSVAGGLVEAAEELGARLIVVGSNSGTGRLSLGPAVDALLHSSPVPVALAPRRYRGETPLTRLYAAVGTRPGAHQVLDEAARAVGRSDLELVLLSFLPREDDDAARRAVQHHLEEAAAAVRRTNPVTVEVAAGPSLKKAVRAVDWAPGGILLIGSSRLARGRQIFLGGTAARVLAHLPVPMVVVPRPDPEAVPDTGTSAAAPAGEHGTDHRKGLRTGSVGLLGSVVIGVSCIAPAYTLSGALGPTASVVGTSLPAIFLIGFLPMLLVAVGYRQLNRAMPDSGTTFTWASKAFGPWVGWLGGWGLLAATILVLSNLAGIAVDFFYLALAQLTGNDALAGLTRSVPVNIATCLAFVALAAWISYRGMETTKAVQYVLVAFQIVVLLWFSAAAFGHVAGGTAFEGLTIRAEWFNPLGIDSFSALAAGVSLSVFIYWGWDVVLTINEETRGAATTPGRAAIATILVIVTLYLTIALAVLSYSGVAEEGLGLGNEEIQENIFAALAGPVMGPFAILMSLAVLSSSAASLQSTFVSPARTMLAMGHYGALPSRYARIAPRFQSPGYATVAAAVVTAVFYAVMRVVSENVLWDTITALGMMVCFYYGVTALACVWYFRRQSRRSAKAFLAQFLAPLLGGILLLVFFVQTSWDSMDPDYGSGSAIGGVGLVFVLGVGILLLGVVVMVLQHRRNPAFFRERFETTELPVLD
- a CDS encoding sulfurtransferase TusA family protein, whose protein sequence is MAQHVLETDGLVCPFPVVEAKAAMAEMPAGDELVIHFDCTQGTEAIPRWAAENGYPVTEFTKRGAAEWSITVQKA
- a CDS encoding ABC transporter substrate-binding protein; this translates as MTRPAQRRTRGTLSLLAVSALALSACAGGGGEEEGGGEAGGGEVQLINEGTLTVCSDIPYRPFEYTEDGETVGFDVDLVNAIAEDMGVETEFIRTSFEGIQSGVALDSDQCDLAASGMTINEERESVMDFSEPYLDDNLALLVTPDSGIQGVGDVAGKRIGVQQATTGEAQAQENGAEVVQYEDSALMIQGLNTGDVEGVIGNISVMGPAITDNPDLRLVEEIETGEQLGLAVKTGNTALLEQVDRSLATMKEDGSLAELEAKWLGTGEAAGGSTGEPTGASTADPGATAEPTAG
- a CDS encoding universal stress protein; the protein is MAAQIVVGYDGSENSDRALDWAVREAAATAAPLRVVVSMGRPVAVDPSLYGPFLEAIEEEADKVAATAVGRAREQGVEAVAVVERGDAAGVLVEESRGAAVLAVGRRGRHGVRGRLGSVSAAVAAHAACPVVVLPEGWDPGAAPRPGTAFDGRVVVGVDRLGRDNPAVQAAARWAEDHGLGLVLLTVIPEALSMPTASADLDRAVREQLVGPAQAMVDQVAAAVRADRPGLDVTTAVLSGAPTERLVDAGRPAALLVVGSRGYGGFRGLLMGSVSQAVLNDGRGPVMVVPSRRKD
- a CDS encoding flavin monoamine oxidase family protein, producing the protein MSDQRTLGSERAIERDVVVVGAGPAGLMAARTLAAAGRSVAVLEARDRVGGRTWSRTVDGAFLEIGGQWVSPDQTELLALVDELGLETFPRYREGASVYLAPDGSRHTYTGSMFPAGEATVAEMGRLIGILDELAAEIGAAEPWAHPRARELDTVSFHAWLRAHSDDERACENIGIFVAGGMLTKPAHAFSALQAVLMAASAGSFSNLVDEDFILDRRVIGGMQSVSEAMAAELGEDVVFLNTPVRTVRWGGPEDTYAEHVPGTPVTVWSDRLTVVAKDVVVAVPPNLYSRISFEPPLPRLQHQMHQHQSLGLVIKVHAVYETPFWRDKGLSGTGFGAHELAQEVYDNTNHDDPRGTLVGFVSDEKADELFGLPAGERRRLILESISHYLGEEALHPVVYYESDFGSEEWTRGAYAASYDLGGLHRYGAHQRTPVGPIRWACSDLAAEGYQHVDGALRQGRLAAAEVLGQVPAGAAGTALTGAAR
- a CDS encoding TetR/AcrR family transcriptional regulator, with amino-acid sequence MAPAAPPARGRGRPSRPVLSTERITDAAIRIVSTRGYRHLTMTGLARELEVSTSALYNHTPSKRDVLIRVQDRINDGIDCSGFGTLPWDRALELWARSYRDCYAEHTAMIPVMAVLPVADSPHTLRMYETVARGLAEAGFAGGTVVDVVVAVESFVFGSAYDATAPAEIFEPGDRAELAPVFTRSARARPADPRAAADRAFDVGLGAMLEGFRARLAAGRD
- a CDS encoding MATE family efflux transporter, producing MTTTSRPRGLNRQILALAVPAFGALVAEPLFLLADSAIVGHLGTPQLAGVGVAATVVQTVVGLMVFLAYSTTPAVARHLGAGRLGEALAVGRDGMWVAAGLGVLLAGAGAVLGRPLLAATGASGAVLDHAVTYLLWSLPGLPAMLLVLAATGVLRGLQDTRTPLVIAGVGAAANAGLNLVLVHGAGLGVAGAALGTSAVQWAMALAYLRIVVRLARAEGVGAATSPARVRAHLTVGSWLMLRTVSLRVAIVTTLLVVTGQGAENLAAHQLVLTVFNFLAFALDALAIAAQALLGRETGARDLRDPAGRRAVRELMDRLVLWGLSFGVVTGVLVALVGTRLGFLLSPDPAVQALFAAALVVVAVGQPLASYVFVLDGVLIGAGDARYLALAGVLNLVLYLPLLGLVAARGGDGTAGLVWLWTAYAGGYMGARALTLGLRARSDAWLTAAAR
- a CDS encoding universal stress protein gives rise to the protein MTTAPRDNNQTSAVIVGIDGSDQARHALQRALEEARALELPVRLVGAYPVIGVGDPGLEQRFTEAVTKENAEHLAEARELAQQAGVQAETVEAGGDAAKAIVEQSEGAALVVMGKRGRGGALRGRLGSVSAAVAAHAKCPVIIVPEASEDRPARHGGGGDMALEPNGPVKVDEIDFSGRVVVGLDALGARNPALWQAVEYARGHGSKLALVSVNGALSGTPSWFQDEFNQARYFHEAEQKLAEISREIAAEHPELEVEHHIFVGRPARILMRATDSAELVVVGSRGIGGFRGLLLGSVSQAVLENATGSVMVVPSHPA
- a CDS encoding RNA-binding S4 domain-containing protein codes for the protein MTTTEAPATVRVDVWLWAVRVFRTRSAATAACRAGHVKIDGTSVKAAQPVRPGQRVSVRRPGHEQVLEVVRLLTKRVGAPVAAQAYVDRSPPRTPALHAAVPRRERGAGRPTKKDRRETDRLRGL
- a CDS encoding aminobutyraldehyde dehydrogenase, which codes for MSDVLQNYVDGAFTDAHGTGRLDVVDPATGTAVAVSPVSDAQDVDAAFAAAKQAFRTWKRTTPGERQRLLLRLADALEEHSAELVEAQHRNTGQPRQMIADEEVAAGADSLRFFAGAARTLEGRAAAEYLGEHTSYVRREPLGVVAQVTPWNYPLLMALWKLGPALAAGNTVVLKPSDTTPESTLVLARLIDGILPAGVVNVVLGDASTGALMAAHRTPAMVAITGSVRAGRAVATAAAGNLTRAHLELGGKAPAVVFADADLPAAAQALVEFGTFNAGQDCTAVTRVLVQDSAHDEFVRLLAEAARGIVTGRADDAENFYGPLNNAAHFETVCRKLAELPAHATVVTGGRPVEGAAGYFFEPTVVTGVHQDDVLVQEETFGPVLTVQSFATEEEALELANGVDYALASSVWTTDHGTAMRVSRELEFGCVWVNTHVLLVAEMPHGGSKSSGYGKDLSLYSLEEYTQVKHVMHALDV